A region of the Littorina saxatilis isolate snail1 linkage group LG12, US_GU_Lsax_2.0, whole genome shotgun sequence genome:
GCCAGAGCTGGGGTGTTTTATTTGGTGCAGCTTGCACTGAGCTTTTGCTTTTgtgaaatctttttttttatgggAAACACGAGTTCTCATCAATCACTGCAGGCCATCGCCAGTGAATCGTAGCTCAGATGTGCAGATTTTGAAAGAAAGTCAGTTAATCGTTATATTGCTGGTTTTAGCTGGTCTCACTTTAAAAGCGGGCCGCAACTCTTCCACTGCACTTGAAAAtccggagttatttccgaacatcgtctattgaacTTGAAAAATACTGCTTTAAGATAGATTTTGTTCAGTTCTTGCTAAAATGGCACTGAAAATTATTTTCTTTTATTCATTCTTTGTTTCAGGCTGGAAACGAGTACATATAATTTCAGATCATTTGTGTCATTAACTCTTTTCAAGCATTACAAACTGAAATGAAGGAGAAACTGACAAGAGTTGATGAAGGCAAATTATACATGATCAGAACGCATCTTCAACTTTTAATTAGCTCTCATCCCATGGATGTTTTCAATAATTCCAGAgagctttttttctcttcttctttgctTTATTCACTTGAAACTGCTGAATAATCATAAAGCATTAGATTGTGACAGCCTAGCTGTGGATACGCCATTGGAACAATATTCCTAGCCTTAGGCAACATTCTTTTTACATAATTTTCACAatggagagtgagtcggagagTTATTCAGAACATCCGAGCACGACTGAGTCTGTTGAGGAAAAGCTTCGACTAAATCAGGAACCTTGTGGTGAAAACGCCTCTGTTTGCTCAGACGCTCATACTGGTGGCAAAACTGTTTCATCTCATCCTACCTCTGCATCCAAAGATAGCAGAGAATCACCAGGGAGTGAGGAGAGTGGTTCTCCTGCAAACAGTGTGGGTTTCTCAGAGAATGGCCTTCACGGGCACACACTTGAGGCATACCTGTCTGACTTTGGATCGTCCGGCAGCTCAGGGTCTGACCTGGGAAGCATGAGTCGTAGTTGTATGGAGCGCCTGATTGGCAGGCTGGAATCTCCTAGTTTGGACTCGGCGATCAAGACGGAACTTCAGACACctgaggaagaagaggacgaTAGATGTCCATCCCTTTTCCAAGTTTCCATGATGACTGCCAGCATAGCAGATTCCCTGCCTTGCACTCCAACTCTTCTCAATCGGCATGCTGAATGCATCACAGAGGAACCTGAGGAGGGTGATCGTAGAGCAGGCTTGATGCGAGAGACTGCAGGGGAAGCTACAGTGACTCCCCCAAAAGCTTCAGGCTCTAGTGAAGGTGACAGTTGTTCTTTGAAGTTTGGCATCACTGGTGAAACATCCAGCACACCAGATGCTTGTTCTTCACATGTTAGCCCATACCCTTTGGATAACCTGCTAGGAGGTGCAGTTGACAATTGTAAAAAAGACAATAAAGCCGATGTTTTTAGTAGAACAACGCTAGATTACACTGCGGATGACGAGGATCCTGACCGGTGTCCTTCTACCTTCTGCGTCTCTGCAGAAATTGCAGACTCAGACCAAGTGGGAATGACTGCAACATTTTTCACTGGCAACAGAGAGGAATTCTGCGATGAAGAGCGCAGCACTTGTGGCGTCAGTGATAAAAACCTTGTTGAAAAAGCTGCACAACCAGGGTTAGACAGAAAGCTTCAgttgaatgtgtgtatgtccgAGTCATTAACTGGACCAAGTTCACAGATCTTAAGCAAGGAGCACTTAGAGGTCTTGCAGCTCCTTGGTttgagtgaaactgaaagtagcACTGTCAAAACAGACTCCCATGACTCTGATATTGAACTGTTGTCCCTCTCACAAGATGACTCCATGAGTGCATTGCAACAGGACCAGTCTGACCATATGAGGCAGAGTCACCTTCAACCCAGTGCTCATTCCATACCTTCTGTTTCAGAATCTTGTGAGGAAGACACTCATCTGACGCCTGTAATGGATGACAAAACACCTGGCAACAATGCAAACTATCTTCAAGATGGATACATCTTTAACATGGAAGATCCCAATCTTCTGAAAGACATTGACAGTGAATCAGACATGTCAGTCGACTCTCCTTGTCATTCTCCACCACCAGACGCTCAAGTGCAGATGAATTTTGGGAATCAGCAGGCGCATGAAAAGAAAGATACAGACAGAAGGATGGATGCAGGTTCCCTGGATCAGAACACTAAGGTCACCTATTTCAGCCCAGAAGATGGTGCCACAGAAAAGATATACTTTGATCCTGAATTCTCAATGAACTCTCTTACTGATTTTTCCATGCTTGGACTTCCTGGCAAGATATCAGCCGGTGATAATCAGGTCAGGGCAGCACGTGATGTTCTGTCAAACCAAGCACGAGGACAAGAACATTCCGAGGACAATGAGTCTGTCAGTGGTGCTGTGAACGTTGGCTCAAACACCGATGTCAGAGGTCTTAGTCCTAGAAGCCAGGATTGTTCTTCCTCAGACCCTGACCCATCTTGCACTCAGACGAGTCAGAGAGGTAACAACACTGCCTGCAGGCCCATTGCAGCACCAAGAAAAGGCCCACCAGCTATATCTGCCGGCAGCTTTCCAGTCAATGAGTCTTTTGCTGAAGAGCCTATGGCAAGTTCTGGCGTGTCTAGTCTCCTAGGAGTGCCAGAGAACCAGAGAGCACGTTTCAGAGCTACTGATGATGATTCACAGAAGAATGATGATGACTTCGGGAGACCATCCCTGCAGGAGCAGAACTATGAGAGATACACCTCTGGGCCACACCCTTCACAAGGTCATATTAACACTCAACCCTTCCCGACAAGACTAACGTCTTCAGCACAGAACACCTTTGAACAAGGCAAGTTCGGGTCACATACTGAAGACCATCATCGCCAGTTTGCAGGAGCACCCTGCACCCCAGCTGAACAGTTTCCAGGTAGAGGCCAGACTGGTCCCACCTTTTCTGGTAGCAACACAGATCAGGAGAAGTTCGCCCCACAGCCACAGAATGTTCAGGTCTGTGCTGCAGATCAGGCTGGGGTAACTGTTATGAAGCAGAAAACACAGGATTGGGCAGCTGTAACACCAACTGGAGGCTGGGCTGCTGAACCTTCTCACGCTCCAGTAGCACAAGGCTTGCAGCTGAGCGGTACTCCGGGCCAGACCAGTCTCACAGCACAGGGTGAGTTAATTCACTTCAGCTGTGTCTCTTTACTTTGTGCTGTTTAGGGATTAAGTCAAGCCGTGTCTCAGGGTATAAGGGAAAAAGTGATCTTTACATTCTGTTTTTCAATTCTGTGTGAGTGCCAGGTTGTCAGCAGTGTGACAGAATCAGTCTGTGCTGTTCTTATCATTCTTCTGAACAtagacacacacgtacataggcatgcacacacaaatgcgcacatgcatgcacgcacacacagaccacATACACTCATGCATCCACATATATATCATGTTAAGAATATATACTACTGTCTGGCTGTATTCTATCTTGAGCTGCAAAAACAATCATGAATTCAAATTTGGTTCTTTCAACAAGAAATCCTTGTGTGTCTTGCTGCAGGAGGCAGTCCACTCTCCGCACAACAAGATAGACACCTGTCTTCACCACAACAGCAAGTGCGTCAGGAACTAAGCGCCGCTTATGAAAGAAAGGATTTGAAACTGGCTCCCCAGAGTTTGCAGAGCCAGAGACGCGAACAGGCCCCTGAGGACTTGCAGAAAACTGTGATGGTGACAGGAGCTGCACTAAAAAAAAGAGGATGAGGAAATCTGCAATTTATATTTTGAAAATGAGAAACGTAGTGGAGGCGGCGAGATTGGAAAAGACTGTCTCTTGTGGGATGAGAAGAGGAAGTGTTTCTTCATCACCTTCATTGATAGCCAGGGTTGGTTTCATGTTCTGTGATCTTTTCTGTTGTATTTCCATGTGCTTTGCGTTGGTTTTCTCCTTCAAGCCATCAATCCAAATGTGTGTGCCAAACTCATTTTCTGAAATAACCAAATATGATATTTCTTGCTCTTTTTCGAGGAATAATTTGATCTATATCCATGTTTTTAACCCTCAAGCtggtacttttttttaaagctagTACATGTGAGCTAGTTAGCTGAAGTTTAGTCTACTTTTGCCTGGTTGctagttttctttgttttaataACTAACTCTGCGAGATTACATCATTTAAGCATTTGTGAATGCTGTCAGGAGTGTGCAGGCAGCTTCTCTTTTTGTTACCACAAGGTAACATAACATTTGACACAGCATTAGAATGCTTTCCTTTTGCCCATTTGTTCCCAACCTTCCCGAACTCGGGGAATTCCAGATCTACTACGGTCCATGTTATGTgatacagtgcaacccccgttttaagacttcccctttttaagaccttggattttcagattttctgttcataacatctgtaaatttacccccattttaagacgcc
Encoded here:
- the LOC138982454 gene encoding serine-rich adhesin for platelets-like, producing MESESESYSEHPSTTESVEEKLRLNQEPCGENASVCSDAHTGGKTVSSHPTSASKDSRESPGSEESGSPANSVGFSENGLHGHTLEAYLSDFGSSGSSGSDLGSMSRSCMERLIGRLESPSLDSAIKTELQTPEEEEDDRCPSLFQVSMMTASIADSLPCTPTLLNRHAECITEEPEEGDRRAGLMRETAGEATVTPPKASGSSEGDSCSLKFGITGETSSTPDACSSHVSPYPLDNLLGGAVDNCKKDNKADVFSRTTLDYTADDEDPDRCPSTFCVSAEIADSDQVGMTATFFTGNREEFCDEERSTCGVSDKNLVEKAAQPGLDRKLQLNVCMSESLTGPSSQILSKEHLEVLQLLGLSETESSTVKTDSHDSDIELLSLSQDDSMSALQQDQSDHMRQSHLQPSAHSIPSVSESCEEDTHLTPVMDDKTPGNNANYLQDGYIFNMEDPNLLKDIDSESDMSVDSPCHSPPPDAQVQMNFGNQQAHEKKDTDRRMDAGSLDQNTKVTYFSPEDGATEKIYFDPEFSMNSLTDFSMLGLPGKISAGDNQVRAARDVLSNQARGQEHSEDNESVSGAVNVGSNTDVRGLSPRSQDCSSSDPDPSCTQTSQRGNNTACRPIAAPRKGPPAISAGSFPVNESFAEEPMASSGVSSLLGVPENQRARFRATDDDSQKNDDDFGRPSLQEQNYERYTSGPHPSQGHINTQPFPTRLTSSAQNTFEQGKFGSHTEDHHRQFAGAPCTPAEQFPGRGQTGPTFSGSNTDQEKFAPQPQNVQVCAADQAGVTVMKQKTQDWAAVTPTGGWAAEPSHAPVAQGLQLSGTPGQTSLTAQGGSPLSAQQDRHLSSPQQQVRQELSAAYERKDLKLAPQSLQSQRREQAPEDLQKTVMVTGAALKKRG